Proteins encoded within one genomic window of Streptomyces sp. NBC_01314:
- a CDS encoding succinic semialdehyde dehydrogenase — translation MTDSQAPEKTGTARTTGTNPLAAAPQGARTAADVVTPELVAQLTKGVAGSGRTANHTPFTGEKLADLPESTPEDVEKAYERARAAQAVWAQRPVRERAAVLLRFHDLVLERQAEVLDLIQLETGKARLHAHEEVQAVAVAARHYGRKAPFYLKPKRHTGAVPTLTKVTELRHPRGVIGQIAPWNYPLELSVGDAIPAFVAGNAVVMKPDTETCLTALWARDLLIEAGLPADVFQVVLGEGPVIGPEVVRHADYVSFTGSTRTGREVAQGAAARLVGVSLELGGKNAMLVLQDADIEKAAAGAVRACFSSAGQLCISIERLYVHESVADAFLERFAARTKAMRLGKSLAYGAEMGSLVGERQLETVTRHVDEAVEKGAKVVAGGVARPDIGPYFYEPTILDGVTEPMSVCTEETFGPVVSIYRFTDEDEAVAEANSTAYGLNASVWTKDGRRGREVASRVRAGTVNVNEGYASAYGSVQSPMGGMKDSGLGRRHGSEGILKYTEAQTVAQQRLLPMAPSLGMDDEKYAQFMSRSLRVMKALRLR, via the coding sequence ATGACGGACTCGCAGGCCCCCGAAAAGACCGGCACGGCACGGACGACCGGCACCAACCCCCTCGCGGCGGCGCCGCAGGGCGCCCGTACCGCCGCCGACGTGGTCACTCCGGAACTGGTCGCCCAGCTCACCAAGGGCGTGGCCGGCTCCGGCCGGACCGCCAACCACACGCCGTTCACCGGCGAGAAGCTGGCCGACCTGCCGGAGTCCACCCCCGAGGACGTGGAGAAGGCCTACGAGCGGGCCCGCGCCGCCCAGGCCGTCTGGGCCCAGCGTCCCGTGCGCGAGCGGGCCGCCGTCCTCCTCCGCTTCCACGACCTGGTGCTGGAACGCCAGGCCGAGGTGCTCGACCTCATCCAGCTGGAGACCGGCAAGGCCCGCCTCCACGCCCACGAGGAGGTCCAGGCCGTCGCGGTCGCCGCCCGCCACTACGGGCGCAAGGCCCCCTTCTACCTGAAGCCGAAGCGGCACACCGGCGCCGTACCGACGCTCACCAAGGTCACCGAACTCCGCCACCCGCGCGGTGTGATCGGTCAGATCGCCCCCTGGAACTACCCGCTCGAACTCTCGGTCGGCGACGCGATCCCGGCCTTCGTCGCGGGCAACGCGGTCGTGATGAAGCCCGACACGGAGACCTGCCTGACCGCCCTGTGGGCCCGTGACCTGCTCATCGAGGCCGGGCTGCCCGCCGATGTCTTCCAGGTCGTCCTCGGCGAGGGCCCCGTCATCGGCCCCGAGGTCGTCAGGCACGCCGACTACGTCTCCTTCACCGGCTCCACCCGCACCGGCCGCGAGGTCGCCCAGGGCGCCGCCGCCCGACTCGTCGGCGTCTCCCTCGAACTCGGCGGCAAGAACGCGATGCTGGTCCTTCAGGACGCCGACATCGAGAAGGCGGCCGCGGGCGCCGTCCGCGCCTGCTTCTCCTCCGCCGGCCAACTCTGCATCTCCATCGAGCGGTTGTACGTCCACGAGTCCGTCGCCGACGCCTTCCTGGAGCGCTTCGCCGCCCGTACCAAGGCCATGCGCCTCGGCAAGTCCCTCGCGTACGGCGCCGAGATGGGCTCCCTCGTCGGCGAACGCCAGCTGGAGACCGTCACCCGCCACGTCGACGAGGCCGTGGAGAAGGGCGCGAAGGTCGTCGCGGGCGGCGTGGCCCGCCCCGACATCGGCCCCTACTTCTACGAGCCCACGATCCTCGACGGCGTCACGGAACCCATGTCCGTGTGCACGGAGGAGACCTTCGGTCCGGTCGTCTCCATCTACCGCTTCACGGACGAGGACGAAGCCGTCGCGGAGGCCAACTCCACGGCGTACGGCCTCAACGCCTCCGTCTGGACCAAGGACGGCCGCCGCGGCCGCGAGGTCGCCTCCCGCGTACGCGCCGGCACCGTCAACGTCAACGAGGGCTACGCCTCCGCCTACGGCAGCGTCCAGTCCCCGATGGGCGGCATGAAGGACTCCGGCCTCGGCCGCCGCCACGGCTCCGAGGGCATCCTCAAGTACACCGAGGCCCAGACGGTCGCCCAGCAGCGCCTGCTCCCGATGGCCCCGTCCCTCGGCATGGACGACGAGAAGTACGCCCAGTTCATGAGCCGCAGCCTGAGGGTGATGAAGGCACTGAGGCTGCGCTGA
- a CDS encoding alpha/beta hydrolase — MRRLWGCLIICAATVAALLISDTRDSAAADRNEATYSYGSHTRQTLDAYWNAAGEERNGTQPGIVILHGGHWSEDTGWATWARTFADAGYAVFAVDYRLNFDAPWPAQRTDALSALDWIREHATDFDLDTNRLVLLGSSSGGQLATTVATYRSGAYGLDGVVALSPVVSPYRAWQDGNAGTATDGQRRLRDNAVILARCAPDATDTDAVTPPGCRETWNDMAANSRASGADDAPMYLLHSKGDPVPVRHSLDLEAAEEADHNMPANGVTVKTVAGSSHGGALLDEPGVADRVLAWIAERTY; from the coding sequence GTGCGTCGGCTCTGGGGTTGTCTGATCATCTGCGCTGCGACAGTCGCGGCCCTCCTCATCTCGGACACGCGCGACAGCGCGGCGGCCGACCGCAACGAGGCCACGTACTCCTACGGTTCGCACACCCGGCAGACCCTCGACGCCTACTGGAACGCCGCCGGCGAGGAACGGAACGGGACACAGCCGGGCATCGTGATCCTGCACGGCGGTCACTGGTCCGAGGACACCGGCTGGGCCACCTGGGCACGGACCTTCGCGGACGCCGGATACGCCGTCTTCGCCGTCGACTACCGGCTGAACTTCGACGCCCCGTGGCCGGCCCAGCGGACCGACGCCCTGTCCGCGCTCGACTGGATACGCGAGCACGCCACCGACTTCGACCTCGACACCAACCGGCTGGTTCTCCTGGGCTCGTCCTCCGGCGGCCAGCTGGCGACCACGGTCGCGACCTACCGCTCCGGCGCCTACGGACTCGACGGCGTGGTGGCGCTGTCTCCCGTCGTTTCCCCGTACCGCGCCTGGCAGGACGGCAACGCCGGCACCGCGACGGACGGGCAGCGCCGGCTCCGCGACAACGCCGTCATTCTCGCGCGCTGCGCCCCCGACGCGACGGACACCGACGCCGTCACGCCCCCCGGTTGCCGGGAGACCTGGAACGACATGGCGGCCAACAGCCGCGCCTCCGGTGCCGACGACGCCCCCATGTACCTGCTCCACTCCAAGGGCGACCCCGTGCCCGTTCGGCACTCGCTCGACCTCGAAGCGGCCGAGGAGGCCGACCACAACATGCCCGCCAACGGGGTCACGGTGAAGACGGTGGCGGGTTCCTCGCACGGCGGAGCGCTGTTGGACGAGCCGGGTGTGGCCGACCGGGTCCTGGCCTGGATCGCCGAGAGGACGTACTGA
- a CDS encoding diacylglycerol kinase family protein: MGIEHLDVRAHARQRWAARAALGCAVLAVLLPLGSAREASLLLVAGVVLGAGLTVAALWWVLVHRGAVRIAAGALAVAAPVGVIWWFAAVNLLWVVIVSAALWAVAVWSGKFALSSTKSHQVHVPEHRTPAPTRPFLIMNPRSGGGKVGSFRLKERAERLGATVHLLDPAHHEDVAVLARDAVRNGADLLGVAGGDGTQAQVAAIAAAYDVPLLVISAGTRNHFAMDLGLDRDNPAACLDALTDKGVELHVDLGYASGHPFVNNASFGAYAAVVQSPAYRDDKVRTTLQLLPELLTHQRGPRLTARIGDAVIDAPQAVLVSNNVYRSDDLVGLGRRERLDAGVLGVVGVRVDSAAEAAGLVLGPNAPGLSLLVADEIVVEADRPEIEVGVDGEALLLPTPVHCRVSAKALRVRVPRDRPGVPEPKPPLDWRRLRKLAAAVGRTALPKHRERYGWAQRLWDRWR, encoded by the coding sequence GTGGGCATCGAACACCTGGACGTGCGGGCTCACGCGAGACAGCGCTGGGCGGCCAGGGCCGCACTCGGCTGCGCCGTGCTCGCCGTACTGCTGCCGCTCGGCTCCGCACGCGAGGCGAGCCTCCTGCTCGTCGCCGGCGTCGTGCTGGGCGCCGGCCTCACCGTGGCCGCGCTGTGGTGGGTCCTGGTCCACCGCGGCGCCGTCCGGATCGCGGCGGGCGCGCTGGCCGTGGCCGCGCCGGTCGGCGTCATCTGGTGGTTCGCCGCCGTCAACCTGCTGTGGGTCGTGATCGTCTCCGCCGCCCTGTGGGCCGTCGCCGTCTGGTCCGGCAAGTTCGCCCTCAGCAGCACCAAGTCCCACCAGGTGCACGTGCCCGAGCACCGCACCCCCGCCCCCACCCGCCCCTTCCTCATCATGAACCCCAGGTCGGGGGGCGGAAAAGTCGGGAGCTTCCGGCTGAAGGAGAGGGCCGAGCGACTCGGCGCCACGGTCCATCTGCTCGACCCCGCGCACCACGAGGACGTCGCCGTACTGGCCCGCGACGCCGTCAGGAACGGCGCCGACCTGCTCGGCGTCGCGGGCGGCGACGGCACCCAGGCCCAGGTCGCCGCCATCGCGGCGGCGTACGACGTCCCCCTCCTCGTGATCTCCGCCGGCACCCGCAACCACTTCGCCATGGACCTCGGCCTCGACCGCGACAACCCCGCCGCCTGCCTCGACGCCCTCACGGACAAGGGCGTCGAACTCCACGTCGACCTCGGCTACGCCAGCGGCCATCCCTTCGTCAACAACGCCTCCTTCGGCGCGTACGCCGCCGTCGTGCAGAGCCCCGCCTACCGCGACGACAAGGTCCGCACCACCCTGCAGCTGCTGCCCGAACTGCTCACGCACCAGCGGGGACCGCGGCTCACCGCCCGCATCGGGGATGCCGTCATCGACGCGCCCCAGGCCGTCCTCGTCAGCAACAACGTCTACCGCAGCGACGACCTCGTCGGCCTCGGCCGCCGCGAACGGCTGGACGCCGGGGTACTGGGCGTCGTCGGCGTCCGTGTCGACAGCGCCGCCGAGGCCGCGGGGCTCGTGCTCGGTCCGAACGCTCCAGGGCTCAGCCTCCTCGTCGCCGACGAGATCGTCGTCGAGGCCGACCGGCCCGAGATCGAGGTCGGCGTCGACGGCGAGGCGCTCCTCCTGCCCACCCCCGTCCACTGCCGGGTCTCGGCGAAGGCCCTGCGCGTCCGCGTGCCCCGCGACCGCCCCGGCGTCCCCGAGCCCAAGCCGCCCCTGGACTGGCGACGGCTGCGCAAGCTCGCCGCCGCGGTCGGCCGCACGGCCCTGCCCAAGCACCGCGAACGGTACGGGTGGGCCCAGCGGTTGTGGGACCGGTGGCGTTAG